The Brassica oleracea var. oleracea cultivar TO1000 chromosome C7, BOL, whole genome shotgun sequence sequence AGATGTAACCTCAATTTTGTATTAATTAAAAGAGGCCCCAATGCATAGGTGGCACTCAATTAGATAGTCAATTACATTCAATTGAAAAATAAGTAGGTCCACATTCGATTTTTATATGTTGTTAGATACATAAGTTGGCCAAACTATATGATATAATGATATGATATGATATTTTCTTTCCTTAAATAAAACCTACGGAATTACCATAAATGACTAATATATATATGACAATTAATGAAGCTACGAAATTACCTAATATGATTAACGTATATATGAAAATTAATTATTATGAATAATAAATATTTGATAACAATTTTTGTATCTTAGTTCTTTTTTTAATTTTATATTATTAAAATATATTTAAAAATCACATTAAATATATAATAAAAACATTTATATTTTTTCTTATATGTTATATTTGAATTTTTCAAAATGTCTATATATTATTAGAAATTTGAATATTCCTACTCTGAAAATTTTGTGATCAATAGATTATTTTTTTTGTCATAATAAGTTACAAATGATCATAAAATTGTATTAATATGAACTTTTATTTAATATTATAAGAAGATACACATTATTTTAAAACCATATGAGTAAAAAATATCATTTAATAATAAAACATATATATTTATATATATATATATAGATTATACTATATACCATAAGATTACATAAATATTTTAATATTAAAACTTTCAATGAATTTTCAAAAACATTTATAAATTATAAACTTATTAAAGATTTCACATTGAAATTTTTGTTATCGATTATTTAAATATTCAGTTATAAAATGATATGAATGATCATAGAACTGTATGATTATAAATTCTCATTTAATAAATGACTATATAAAATATACTATTCTTAGAAAAATAGGTTGGTCCATCTTGACTTACATTATATTTTTTATTAAACTAACTATCTAATTGATAAATAATCTACCAAAATTTTTTTTGCACTTTCCTTAATTAGAAGTTACGAAATTACCTAATATGATTAACGTATATATGAAAATTAATTATTATGAATAATAAATATTTGATAACAATTTTTGTGTCTTAGTTCTTTTTTTTAATTTTATATTATTGAAAGATATTAAAAAATCACATTAAATATATAATAAAAACATTTATATTTTTTCTTATATGTTATATTTGAATTTTTCAAAATGTCTATATATTATTAGAAATTTGAATATTCCCACTCTGAAAATTTTGTGATCAATAGATTATTTTTTTGTTATAATAAGTTACAAATGATCATAAAATATAACGCATATGAATTTTTATTTAATAAATATTCAAACTAAATAATATATATATATAAACACTAATGATTTAAAGCAACAAGATTGGCTGATCAATTTAGTCGTCCAGTTGAAATCTTTCAAAAGTATGTGAAAGACTAAAGTCAAAGTAAATATTGATTTAGAATAGTAGTTATATTTTACTAACCAAATACCGAAAAAAACCGAACCGAACCGAAACTAACCCGATATCCGGGTTGAACACCCGTAATCCAAATGAAGCCAAACTATTGTTTCATTCTCCAAAATATAATAAAAATAATAACTTAATCCCGCGCAAGGCGCGGGTCTTATCCTAGTTATAAATAATAACACAGAAATATTCGGTCTTTAACCTTCCAATTACAAGTTTTAAGTTTATATGAAAAGTGGCAGGCCCTTACAACTTGCACGTATATATGTTTGGGTAAAAGAATCAACAAAAACTATATTATAAGAAAAAATTGAATCTGTGAAGCTGGAAATTTGGTATATACATAAGAATCCAATAGGCCTTACTTGAGGCCTTACTTGAGGCGGAGCTTCTTCGACGGCAACGGGCTCATCACTTCATCGTCCGGCGATAATTCATTTATGGGCGTAATGTTAAGGTCGAATCCACGGCTGCTATTGCCGCTGACGTGGCTAGTAGACCCCACACCTTCAGAATTAGAAACAACGTTACTACTTCCATCATAGTGGCACCGCTTGTGGCCGCCAAGAGCTTGACCGGTGGTGAATGATTTATGACATATCGAGCAAACGTGAGACTTCACGGCGGCCGGTGTCGTCGGCTTAACATCTCCACCGCTGGAAAAATTCCGGTGACTCGCCTTGTGACCACCGAGAGCTTGGTAAGAAAGAAACACCTTGTCACAAACGCCGCACTTGTAAACAGTCTTTTCCTCCTCCACGTGATGGCGATCGCCGTCGCGAGCAAGAAGCATGAGGCAGAAAGCGAGGTACTCTTCCTCAGTGAGACGGTGAGGATGATCAGATCTGGATCTTTTGGACCGCTTACCTTTGGTCCAGTGCTCCTCGAACAGAGTCGGAACTGGAGAAGCTATCCTCGGTGAATTTAGAGCTTCAAGCGCCATAGTTAGCAGAACTAAAGACCTTACTAGACAGCAGAGAGATAACTAAAAGAAACGAGTGTGTACAGAGATGTCTTAAAAGAGTTTTGTAGAGGAAGTTGCGTGAGAAGGAAGAGGTGAGAAAGTGTTGTTGAAAGAGTGAGAGTGGGTGGCCAAATTGAAACGATAAATGTGCGGAGCAAGCAAGTTGCAGTTAACGAAAGTACAGTGTATGAATAAAATACTATTTTAGAAATTTGGTACGAGTGGAATACAATTTTGGCACGTTTCGTGATGAGATAAAGACACACAAGTCGGCTCTCAACTCTAATCCTAATTCGTTGAGAGTTGACATATGATTCCAACAAAAACAATATTGTTTGCTTTTTATATAATCTTTTTTTTGTCAACTCTTTTT is a genomic window containing:
- the LOC106304020 gene encoding zinc finger protein AZF3 → MALEALNSPRIASPVPTLFEEHWTKGKRSKRSRSDHPHRLTEEEYLAFCLMLLARDGDRHHVEEEKTVYKCGVCDKVFLSYQALGGHKASHRNFSSGGDVKPTTPAAVKSHVCSICHKSFTTGQALGGHKRCHYDGSSNVVSNSEGVGSTSHVSGNSSRGFDLNITPINELSPDDEVMSPLPSKKLRLK